The following are encoded together in the Vanrija pseudolonga chromosome 7, complete sequence genome:
- the cct5 gene encoding T-complex protein 1 subunit epsilon yields the protein MSVDQINPGQAVYAQDENGRPFIIVREQGKKVRTHGLDATRSHILAARAVTNIIKSSLGPRGLDKILISPDGDITVTNDGATILSQMEVEHQIAKLLVEVSKSQDDEIGDGTTGVVVLAGALLTSALALIDRGIHPIRIADGYERACEVAIAELDRVADTITFSKEDTSNLVKTAKTSLGSKIVSIAHDKFANIAVDAVLSVADLQRKDVDFELIKVDGKVGGALEDTSLVKGVIIDKDMSHPQMPREIHDAKIAILTCPFEPPRPKTKHKLDIESVEEYKKLREYEKEKFQDMIRLVKDTGANLVICQWGFDDEANHLLMQNELPAVRWVGGPEIELIAIATNGRIVPRFEDLSADKLGHAGIVRELSFGTTREKMLVIEECANSRAVTVFVRGSNKMIIDEAKRALHDAICVVRNLVRDNRVVYGGGAAEICASIAVAKKADEIPTIEQYAMRAFAQALDAIPLALAENSGLSPIDTLADVKSRQVTEKNPRLGIDCLGRGQNDMKEQFVYDPLISKRSQLLLATQVVRMILKIDDVIEEASDLY from the exons ATGTCGGTCGACCAGATCAACCCCGGACAGGCAGTGTACGCGCAGgacgag AACGGCAGGCCGTTCATCATCGTTAG GGAgcagggcaagaaggtcCGCACCCACGGCCTCGATGCCACCCGC AGCCACAtcctcgctgcgcgcgctg TCACCAACATTATCAAATCGTCGCTCGGACctcgcggcctcgacaagaTCCTCATCTCGCCCGATGGAGACATCACCGTGACTAATGACGGCGCGACCATTCTCAGCCAGATGGAGGTCGAGCACCAGATTGCAAAGCTCCTGGTCGAGGTCTCCAAGTCGCAGGATGACGAGATTGGCGACGGCACCACTGGTGTTGTTG TCCTCGCCGGAGCCCTCCTCacctcggccctcgccctcatcgACCGCGGTATCCACCCCATCCGTATTGCTGATGGCTACGAGCGCGCCTGCGAGGTCGCcattgccgagctcgaccgtgTCGCCGACACT ATCACTTTCAGCAAGGAGGACACCTCCAACCTCGTCAAGACGGCCAAGACGTCGCTCGGCAGCAAGAT CGTGTCCATCGCCCACGACAAGTTTGCCAACattgccgtcgacgccgtcctttcggtcgccgacctccagcgcaaggacgtcgactttgagctcatcaaggtcgacggcaaggtcggcggTGCCCTCGAGGACACTTCGCTCGTCAAGGGTGTTATCATCGACAAGGACATGTCGCACCCCCAGATGCCCCGCGAGATCCACGACGCCAAGATTGCCATCCTCACCTGCCCCTTCGAGCCTCCCCGCCCCAAGACCAAGCACAAGCTTGACATTGAGAGCGTCGAGGAGTACAAGAAGCTCCGCGAGTACGAGAAGGAGAAGTTCCAGGACATGATCAGATT AGTCAAGGACACGGGCGCCAACCTCGTCATCTGCCAGTGGggctttgacgacgaggccaacCACCTGCTCATGCAGAACGAGCTTCCCGCCGTTCGCTGGGTTGGTGGTCCCGAGatcgagctcatcgccatTGCTACAAACGGCCGTATCGTTCCCCGTTTCGAGGACCTGTCCGCGGACAAGCTTGGTCACGCGGGCATCGTTCGCGAGTTGTCGTTTGGCACGACGAGGGAGAAGATGTTGGTTATTGAGGAGTGCGCCAACTCGCGTGCCGTGACTGTCTTTGTCCGCGGAAGCAACAAGATG ATCATTGACGAGGCCAAACGTGCTCTCCACGACGCCATCTGTGTTGTGCGCAACCTTGTTCGGGATAACCGGGTGGTGTACGGCGGAGGTGCTGCCGAGATTTGCGCATCAATTGCGGTCGCCAAAAAGGCCGATGAG ATCCCCACGATCGAGCAGTACGCAATGCGGGCGTTTGCTCAGGCCCTCGACGCTATTCCCCTGGCTCTTGCCGAGAACTCGGGTCTGTCGCCCATTGACACTTTGGCCGATGTCAAGAGCAGGCAGGTTACGGAGAAGAACCCTCGCCTTGGCATTGACTGCCTTGGACGCGGACAAAATG ACATGAAGGAGCAGTTTGTCTACGACCCCCTTATTTCCAAGAGGtcgcagctgctgctcgcaACCCAGGTCGTGCGCATGATCCTCAAGATTGACGACGTGATTGAGGAGGCGTCAGATCTCTACTAG
- the LKA1 gene encoding Alpha-amylase 1 yields the protein MRFTAAALLAVAASLHSVNAANADEWRSRSIYQLLTDRFAPPSADAPARTNPVPETCDPVAQTWCGGTWLSIIDKLDYLQGMGIDAIWISPVHQNIDVHTPYNYAYHGYWVNDVTKLNARFGSEEDLVTLITELHKRNMYIMIDIAINSIPTLNQNDSLSSESLAADNSMWTDPAYFHKQCWIDYSNQTSCEYCWFGDANLPLMDVNTENPYVISTLNSFIKDFVTKYNIDGLRLDAGKHIPGQFWSGFTQSAGVFTTGEVYDGSWQFTSSYQNQGWMDSVLGFPMNGAISKAFSIKPKNSNMTDFGVAVGQALSSYNNPRVIGNFLENHDMARFRNITADPVLAYNAMVAQFMIEGIPVTYYGQEQDLANGHDDPYNRAALWPTNYENGTTYQRIARLNLIRKQLITSGLQFNGKSYMDDNSTAIGVTQNDIAFRKGPIIYTLNNRGSPEENTSFGINATGWPSQTALIDLLSCQQYITGAGGSLSISYAQPGYGGLPYIFATAGDAKALGICVKATQVGVLAPNSTSAALPSSPMSVGLMGAAALLTASLF from the exons ATGCGCTTCACTGccgctgctctgctcgcggTCGCTGCCTCTTTGCACAGCGTCAACGctgccaacgccgacgaATGGCGCTCGCGTAGCATCTACCA GCTCCTGACCGACCGTTTCGCTCCTCCCTCCGCTGATGCTCCTGCTCGCACCAACCCCGTCCCCGAGACGTGTGACCCCGTTGCACAGACATGGTGTGGTGGCACCTGGCTGTCGATtatcgacaagctcgactACTTGCAAGGCATGGGCATCGATGCGATCTGGATCTCCCCTGTTCACC AGAACATCGACGTCCACACGCCTTACAACTATGCATACCACGGTTACTGGGTCAACGATGTGACCAAGCTCAACGCCCGCTTCGGCTCCGAGGAAGACCTCGTCACCCTCATCACCGAGCTGCACAAGCGCAACATGTACATCATGATCGACATTGCCATCAACTCGATCCCCACCTTGAACCAGAACGACTCCCTTAGCAGCGAGAGCCTGGCCGCCGACAACTCGATGTGGACCGACCCCGCCTACTTCCACAAGCAGTGCTGGATCGACTACTCGAACCAGACTTCTTGCGAGTACTGCTGGTTTGGTGACGCCAACCTGCCCCTGATGGACGTCAACACGGAGAACCCCTATGTCATTTCCACTCTCAACAGCTTCATCAAGGACTTTGTGACCAAGTACAACATTGACGGGCTccgtctcgacgccggcaagcACATTCCTGGCCAGTTCTGGTCTGGATTCACCCAGTCGGCTGGCGTCTTCACCACTGGCGAGGTCTACGACGGCAGCTGGCAGTTCACCTCCAGCTACCAGAACCAGGGCTGGATGGACTCGGTTCTTGGCTTCCCCATGAACGGTGCCATCTCCAAGGCCTTTAGCATCAAGCCCAAGAACAGCAACATGACCGACTTTGGTGTTGCTGTTGGTCAGGCCCTCTCGTCGTACAACAACCCCAGGGTCATTGGCAACTTCCTCGAGAACCACGACATGGCTCGCTTCCGCAACATCACTGCCGACCCCGTGCTTGCCTACAACGCCATGGTTGCCCAGTTCATGATTGAGGGTATCCCCGTCACCTACTACGGCCAGGAGCAGGACCTTGCCAACGGCCACGATGACCCGTACAACCGTGCCGCCCTCTGGCCCACAAACTACGAGAACGGCACGACCTACCAGCGCATTGCCCGTCTCAACCTTATCCGCAAGCAGCTCATCACCTCTGGCCTCCAGTTCAACGGCAAGTCGTACATGGACGACAACTCGACCGCCATCGGTGTGACGCAGAACGACATTGCCTTCCGCAAGGGCCCAATCATCTACACGCTCAACAACCGTGGCTCGCCTGAAGAAAACACGAGCTTTGGCATCAACGCGACGGGCTGGCCGTCCCAGACGGCCCTCATCGACCTCCTCTCGTGCCAGCAGTACATTACCGGCGCGGGTGGCTCCTTGTCCATTTCGTACGCCCAGCCGGGCTACGGCGGCCTTCCCTACATCTTTGCCACTGCcggcgacgccaaggcgctTGGTATTTGTGTCAAGGCCACACAAGTTGGTGTCCTTGCGCCGAACTCGACCAGCGCTGCGctcccctcgtcgccaatgTCGGTCGGCCTCATGGGAGCCGCTGCCCTGCTCACGGCCAGTCTCTTCTAA